One Scyliorhinus canicula chromosome 9, sScyCan1.1, whole genome shotgun sequence DNA segment encodes these proteins:
- the LOC119970976 gene encoding chymotrypsinogen 2-like — protein sequence MPSITILKLKIAAKAAVMAFLWLLSCLALLGTAYGQSCGVPAISPVVTGYARIVNGENAVSGSWPWQVSLQDATGWHFCGGSLINENWFVTAAHCSVSTAHRAIVGVSNKCSPKEDSQVLRIQKVITHPAWNPYTINNDVTLVKLTSPVKFTSHISPVCLASAPANFPGGKLCVTSGWGLTQSTASNTPCQLQQAALPLLTTAQCQNTWGNKISEFMICAGGAGATSCMGDSGGPLVCQDGGAWYLVGIVSWGSGFCSTRIPAVYARVTEFHSWIVETIAAN from the exons ATGCCTTCAATCACAATTCTCAAACTCAAAATAGCAGCCAAAGCAGCAGTCATGGCTTTCCTCTGGCTCCTCTCCTGCCTCGCCCTCCTCGGCACAGCTTATGGACAGA GCTGTGGAGTCCCCGCCATCAGCCCTGTGGTCACTGGCTACGCAAGGATTGTAAATGGTGAAAATGCTGTCTCAGGATCCTGGCCGTGGCAAGTCTCGCTGCAG GACGCCACGGGCTGGCATTTCTGTGGAGGCTCCTTGATCAATGAAAACTGGTTTGTGACTGCTGCCCATTGCAGTGTGAG CACAGCACACAGGGCAATCGTTGGAGTGTCCAATAAATGTTCGCCAAAGGAAGACTCCCAGGTTCTCAGGATTCAAAAG GTCATTACCCATCCTGCCTGGAATCCATATACCATCAATAATGATGTGACTCTGGTGAAGCTCACATCCCCTGTTAAATTCACTAGCCACATTTCCCCAGTCTGTCTGGCAAGTGCCCCAGCCAATTTCCCAGGGGGAAAGTTGTGCGTCACTTCAGGATGGGGTCTCACCCAATCGACTG CGAGCAACACACCATGCCAACTGCAGCAGGCGGCCCTGCCTCTCCTGACCACCGCTCAGTGCCAGAACACCTGGGGCAACAAAATCTCGGAGTTTATGATCTGcgctggtggtgctggtgcgaCATCCTGCATG GGTGACTCAGGTGGACCTCTTGTctgccaagatggcggtgcctggTATCTGGTGGGCATAGTTTCCTGGGGGAGTGGTTTCTGCTCCACCAGAATCCCAGCAGTCTACGCTCGAGTGACCGAGTTCCACTCCTGGATTGTGGAGACAATTGCTGCCAATTAG